A part of Desulfobacter sp. genomic DNA contains:
- a CDS encoding CoB--CoM heterodisulfide reductase iron-sulfur subunit A family protein codes for MSTKPVGSVQAKESVQTIGSVLVAGGGIAAIQAALDLADSGFYVYMVEKSPAIGGVMAQLDKTFPTNDCSMCIMSPKLVEVGRHINIELVTLAQIKDIRGEKGDFKVDIFQKARYVDPDKCVACGACVEKCPKKVTDLYNVGLAKRKAIYVPYAQAVPLKYCIDPEQCIKLTKDKCGNCAKVCPAGAVNYEDTDKAFTLNVGAVILAPGFKAFHPGESDIYGWHTSKDIVTSLEFERLLSASGPNKGHVVRMSDHEEPRSLAWLQCVGSRDINRPKSYNRKNSHCSSVCCMYAIKQAIIAKEHDPDLECTIFYMDMRTHGKGFEACFNEAREKHGIRFVRCRVHSVFEAPDETGKKFQTISYVDESTGKIVNENFDLVVLSVGMEIHDETKAFAGTIGIELTDNGFCKTQSFTPTAATRDGIYVCGAFQGPKDIPQSVIEAGAAALSAGSAISEARGSLTKTVEQPKENDVTGDVPKIGVFVCHCGINIGGVVDVPAVRDFARTLPFVEFADDNLYSCSQDAQETISGIIRDKGLNRIVVAACSPRTHEPLFQETLAAAGLNKYLFEMVNIRNHNSWVHKDDPEAATAKAMESVAMAVSKVALFSPLKEETLSIDKGMLVIGGGISGMTGALSLADQGYKVSLVEKADRLGGNALDIHKTASGDPVQPALADLTARISDHPGIDVYLSSQLAAVNGFVGNFDTTVRSENGEEVQIRHGAALIATGAKEHKPDEYGYGQHPGIITGLELDRRIMDKEPRVRDAKTAVFIQCVGSREKDRPYCSRICCTHSVSSAIHLKEASPEMNVFILYRDIRTYGEKENLYQKARELGVIFIRYGAEDKPKVSIQDKQISIEVTDHVLQAPVAIDTDLVVLASAAVAAGDDTLAKMFKVPRDSDGFFAEAHVKLAPSNFAVDGVFLAGLAHYPKPIDESIAQAQAAASGVCRLFAKTEIRTLGNTAHVDPSKCSSCGVCVTVCPYNAPSFMEEGRDAGKVAVNPVLCKGCGVCVSSCRSGAAGLAGFEEEQIMAMVDHAI; via the coding sequence ATGAGTACCAAACCCGTTGGATCGGTTCAAGCAAAGGAATCGGTCCAGACAATCGGATCGGTTCTTGTGGCCGGCGGCGGCATCGCCGCCATCCAGGCCGCCCTGGACCTGGCCGATTCAGGTTTTTATGTATACATGGTGGAAAAAAGCCCTGCCATTGGCGGGGTCATGGCCCAGCTGGACAAAACCTTTCCCACCAATGACTGTTCCATGTGCATCATGTCCCCCAAACTGGTTGAGGTGGGCCGCCACATTAATATCGAGCTGGTCACCCTGGCCCAGATCAAGGACATCCGGGGAGAAAAGGGAGACTTCAAAGTAGACATTTTCCAGAAGGCCCGCTATGTGGACCCGGACAAATGCGTGGCCTGCGGGGCCTGTGTGGAAAAATGTCCCAAAAAGGTGACCGACCTTTACAATGTGGGGCTGGCCAAGCGAAAGGCCATTTACGTGCCCTATGCCCAGGCCGTCCCCCTCAAATACTGCATCGATCCGGAGCAGTGCATCAAGCTGACCAAGGATAAATGCGGCAACTGCGCCAAGGTCTGTCCGGCAGGAGCAGTCAACTACGAGGATACGGACAAGGCGTTCACCCTGAACGTGGGTGCGGTCATCCTGGCCCCGGGATTCAAGGCCTTCCATCCGGGGGAATCCGACATCTACGGCTGGCACACCTCAAAGGATATCGTCACCTCACTGGAATTCGAGCGGCTGCTCTCGGCCTCGGGCCCCAACAAGGGCCATGTGGTGCGCATGTCCGACCATGAAGAACCCAGGTCCCTGGCCTGGCTCCAATGCGTGGGGTCCAGGGATATCAACCGCCCCAAAAGCTATAATCGGAAAAATTCCCATTGTTCCTCTGTCTGCTGCATGTACGCCATCAAGCAGGCCATCATAGCCAAGGAGCATGATCCTGATCTTGAGTGCACCATCTTCTACATGGACATGCGGACCCACGGCAAGGGGTTTGAAGCCTGCTTCAACGAAGCCAGGGAAAAGCACGGCATCCGCTTTGTCAGATGCCGGGTCCATTCCGTGTTTGAGGCGCCGGACGAAACAGGAAAAAAATTCCAGACCATCTCATATGTGGACGAATCCACAGGAAAGATTGTCAACGAAAATTTCGACCTGGTGGTGCTCTCCGTGGGCATGGAAATCCATGATGAGACAAAGGCGTTTGCCGGGACCATCGGCATCGAACTCACGGACAACGGATTCTGTAAAACCCAGAGTTTTACCCCCACCGCCGCCACCCGGGACGGTATTTATGTCTGCGGCGCCTTCCAGGGCCCCAAGGATATTCCCCAGTCCGTGATCGAAGCGGGGGCGGCCGCACTCAGTGCCGGCTCCGCCATCTCAGAGGCCCGGGGCAGCCTGACGAAAACCGTTGAACAGCCAAAGGAGAACGATGTCACCGGCGACGTGCCGAAAATAGGCGTCTTTGTCTGCCACTGCGGCATCAACATCGGCGGCGTGGTGGATGTACCCGCGGTCCGTGACTTTGCACGGACCCTCCCCTTTGTGGAATTTGCCGACGATAACCTATACTCCTGCTCCCAGGATGCCCAGGAGACCATTTCCGGCATCATCCGGGACAAGGGCCTCAACCGCATCGTTGTGGCGGCCTGCTCCCCCAGGACCCACGAACCCCTATTCCAGGAGACCCTGGCCGCGGCCGGCCTGAATAAATATCTCTTTGAGATGGTCAACATCCGGAACCACAACTCCTGGGTCCACAAGGACGATCCCGAGGCGGCCACTGCCAAGGCCATGGAAAGCGTAGCCATGGCCGTCTCCAAGGTGGCGCTGTTCTCTCCCCTCAAGGAAGAAACCCTCTCCATCGATAAGGGGATGCTGGTCATCGGGGGCGGCATCTCCGGCATGACAGGCGCCCTTTCCCTGGCCGACCAGGGCTACAAGGTCAGCCTGGTTGAAAAAGCAGACCGCCTGGGCGGAAACGCCCTTGACATCCATAAGACCGCATCCGGCGATCCGGTGCAGCCGGCCCTGGCCGACCTCACCGCCAGGATTTCCGATCACCCCGGTATCGATGTCTACCTCTCCTCCCAACTGGCCGCTGTCAACGGATTCGTGGGCAACTTCGACACCACGGTCCGGTCCGAAAATGGAGAAGAGGTCCAGATCCGCCACGGGGCCGCCCTCATCGCCACCGGCGCCAAAGAGCATAAGCCCGATGAATACGGATACGGCCAGCATCCCGGCATTATCACCGGCCTTGAACTGGACCGCCGGATCATGGACAAAGAGCCCCGGGTCAGGGATGCCAAAACCGCCGTATTTATCCAGTGCGTGGGCTCACGGGAAAAGGACCGCCCCTATTGCTCCAGGATCTGCTGCACCCATTCGGTTTCCTCGGCCATCCACTTAAAAGAGGCCAGTCCCGAAATGAACGTCTTCATCCTTTACCGGGACATCCGGACCTACGGGGAAAAGGAGAACCTCTACCAGAAGGCACGGGAACTGGGCGTGATCTTCATCCGCTATGGGGCTGAGGACAAGCCAAAGGTCAGCATCCAGGACAAACAAATCAGCATCGAAGTCACCGATCATGTCCTCCAGGCACCGGTGGCCATCGACACCGACCTTGTGGTCCTGGCCTCCGCGGCCGTGGCTGCCGGGGACGACACCCTGGCCAAGATGTTCAAGGTGCCCAGGGACAGCGACGGCTTCTTTGCCGAGGCCCATGTCAAGCTGGCCCCCTCCAACTTTGCCGTGGACGGGGTATTCCTGGCGGGCCTGGCCCATTACCCCAAACCCATTGACGAATCCATCGCCCAGGCCCAGGCGGCCGCCTCGGGTGTCTGCCGGCTCTTTGCCAAGACCGAAATCCGGACCCTTGGCAACACCGCCCACGTGGATCCCTCAAAGTGTTCGTCCTGCGGCGTCTGCGTCACGGTCTGCCCCTACAACGCCCCCTCCTTTATGGAAGAGGGACGGGATGCGGGCAAGGTCGCCGTGAACCCGGTGCTCTGCAAGGGCTGCGGCGTATGCGTATCCTCATGCCGGTCCGGTGCGGCGGGCCTTGCGGGATTTGAAGAAGAACAGATTATGGCCATGGTTGACCATGCCATTTAA
- a CDS encoding (Fe-S)-binding protein — protein MLDRLRISYKNDGLREKVKALIPDGNLSACLTCGSCASGCPATGLHDMDPRKFIRMAVFGMDKELERHPWVWNCTMCKRCYDVCPMSINIPALTFYLRSQWPREERPKGILGSCDHHINSRGGAMGVPFEDFQFTVEDLAEECSEEQEGFEDLTVSIDKEGAYFALNQNSREPVTEPDELLPLWKILHRAGADWTYYSEFWGGENYCMFLADDEAWETIIRKQAEHIDKLGCKVLINTECGHSFFALWEGLRKYNIPHNFELKSIVQLYAQWIREGKLPVNSDWNTGNIKFTVQDPCNLIRKSMGDPVAEDLRYVVKKVVGEENFVDMAPNKSNNFCCGGGGGMLQSGYNDERRAYGQTKFNQIMATGATYVITPCHNCHAQIEDLAHHHQADYHTVHLWTLICLSMGILGENERTYLGPDLAEYGL, from the coding sequence ATGCTGGATCGATTACGGATCTCCTATAAAAATGACGGCCTCAGGGAAAAGGTAAAAGCCCTGATCCCCGACGGCAACCTTTCCGCCTGTCTCACCTGCGGCAGCTGCGCCAGCGGCTGTCCAGCCACAGGCCTCCATGACATGGACCCCAGAAAATTCATCCGCATGGCCGTCTTCGGCATGGATAAGGAACTGGAACGCCACCCCTGGGTGTGGAACTGCACCATGTGCAAACGGTGCTACGATGTCTGTCCCATGTCCATCAACATTCCCGCACTCACCTTTTACCTGCGTTCCCAGTGGCCCAGGGAGGAACGCCCCAAGGGGATACTGGGGTCCTGTGACCATCATATCAACTCCCGGGGCGGGGCCATGGGCGTTCCCTTTGAAGACTTCCAGTTCACCGTGGAAGACCTGGCCGAAGAATGCAGCGAGGAACAGGAAGGCTTTGAGGACCTTACGGTCAGCATTGACAAGGAAGGAGCCTATTTCGCCCTGAACCAGAACTCCAGAGAACCGGTCACCGAACCCGATGAACTGCTCCCCCTGTGGAAAATCCTGCACAGGGCCGGGGCCGACTGGACCTATTATTCGGAATTCTGGGGCGGTGAAAACTACTGCATGTTCCTGGCCGACGACGAGGCCTGGGAAACCATTATCCGAAAACAGGCAGAACACATCGACAAACTGGGCTGCAAGGTGCTGATCAACACCGAATGCGGCCATTCATTTTTTGCGCTCTGGGAAGGACTGCGCAAATACAATATCCCCCACAATTTTGAACTCAAGAGCATCGTTCAGCTCTACGCCCAGTGGATCAGGGAGGGCAAACTCCCGGTCAACTCAGACTGGAACACCGGGAACATCAAGTTCACGGTCCAGGATCCCTGCAACCTCATCAGAAAATCCATGGGCGACCCCGTGGCCGAGGACCTGCGCTATGTGGTCAAGAAGGTGGTGGGCGAGGAGAATTTCGTGGACATGGCCCCCAACAAATCCAATAACTTCTGCTGCGGCGGGGGCGGGGGGATGCTTCAGTCCGGGTACAACGACGAGCGCAGGGCATACGGCCAGACCAAATTCAACCAGATCATGGCCACAGGGGCCACATATGTGATCACCCCCTGCCACAACTGCCACGCCCAGATTGAAGATCTGGCCCATCACCATCAGGCGGACTACCATACGGTCCATCTCTGGACCCTGATCTGTCTTTCCATGGGAATTCTGGGGGAAAACGAACGAACCTACCTCGGACCGGACCTGGCCGAATACGGCCTGTAA
- a CDS encoding PEGA domain-containing protein has product MKTINYILAAILVYAPAAYADAYIKLVSDQSESDVYVNGDIVGTYYDTPLEFILPPGEYNLEVKKAYKDQSTGYFSRQIKAGKFDAKIAVNAVLKKEYTQDWYYRRANTIKGARAYLEKFPRGKQSKAVRGFLEMAYAKAATTLEGAKEYLERYPQGRFKDGVLNRTIYLVSMKEEKQKGKTEVHRFTYDEKGNLIQENWIKPEGRWEKTWFTYTPKNQLIQKVFQRKGKPQFTHHYRYDGNGNRVEETIYRKDQLDTRILYTYDQQGRLVNELEKKYLAGRYLDRHSYETIYTWDENNNLKVEERNRVTGGDLKKYTYWYDDQGKMVKRRVQIANGYREMDKTYDYDHDEDEFARKYNDNGLLIEEIKNPRDPYPVKTLYTYREDLSLAEKNTYCSDGRRTRYLYDAHGNLVQKTSYRDSEGDVRQTRFEYTGFKVRQML; this is encoded by the coding sequence ATGAAAACAATCAATTATATACTGGCCGCCATCCTGGTTTACGCCCCGGCCGCATACGCGGATGCCTATATTAAACTGGTCAGTGATCAAAGTGAAAGCGACGTATACGTGAATGGCGACATTGTGGGCACCTACTACGATACGCCCCTTGAATTCATCCTGCCGCCGGGGGAGTACAATCTTGAGGTGAAAAAAGCCTACAAGGACCAGAGCACCGGCTATTTTAGCAGGCAGATAAAGGCAGGGAAGTTTGACGCAAAAATCGCTGTCAATGCCGTGCTGAAAAAGGAATACACCCAGGACTGGTACTACAGGCGGGCCAATACCATCAAAGGCGCCCGGGCCTATCTTGAAAAATTCCCCAGGGGGAAACAAAGCAAGGCTGTCCGCGGATTTCTTGAAATGGCCTATGCCAAAGCGGCCACCACCCTTGAAGGGGCAAAAGAATACCTGGAACGGTATCCCCAGGGGCGGTTCAAGGATGGTGTCCTGAACCGGACCATCTATCTAGTTTCCATGAAAGAAGAAAAACAAAAGGGCAAAACAGAGGTTCACCGATTTACCTATGATGAAAAGGGAAATCTGATCCAAGAAAATTGGATCAAACCCGAAGGCCGGTGGGAAAAAACCTGGTTTACCTATACCCCTAAAAACCAGCTCATCCAAAAGGTATTCCAGAGAAAGGGCAAACCACAGTTTACTCACCATTACCGGTATGACGGCAACGGCAACCGGGTTGAAGAAACCATATACAGAAAAGACCAGCTGGACACCAGGATCCTGTACACCTACGACCAGCAGGGCCGCCTGGTCAATGAACTTGAAAAAAAGTATTTGGCCGGCCGGTATCTGGACAGGCACTCCTATGAAACCATTTATACCTGGGATGAAAACAACAACCTCAAGGTAGAAGAAAGAAACCGGGTCACCGGCGGGGACCTGAAAAAATACACCTATTGGTACGACGATCAGGGGAAAATGGTTAAACGGCGGGTCCAGATTGCCAACGGCTACCGGGAGATGGATAAAACCTATGATTACGACCACGATGAGGATGAATTTGCCCGGAAATATAATGACAATGGATTGCTGATTGAAGAAATAAAAAATCCCAGGGACCCATATCCGGTAAAAACCCTTTACACATACCGCGAAGACCTGTCCCTGGCAGAAAAGAACACCTACTGTTCAGACGGCCGGCGGACCCGGTACCTTTACGATGCCCATGGGAACCTGGTCCAGAAAACCTCTTACCGGGATTCGGAAGGGGATGTCCGTCAGACCCGATTTGAATACACAGGATTTAAGGTCAGACAGATGCTGTAA
- a CDS encoding ABC transporter ATP-binding protein, giving the protein MLNVEKIHVHYGGIHALKGISVSIPEGKIVTLIGANGAGKSSLLRSIAGLVKTSGGKITYKGTDITGMAPEEVVAKNIVMSPEGRRIFPHLSVRENLMLGAYTRSDKEGIARDIEMVIDLFPRLRERITQKGGTLSGGEQQMLAVGRALMSSPEIILLDEPSLGLAPKLIKEVFDIIRQVNKEGKSVLLVEQNAFAALNISDYAYVLEVGSIVLEGTGQDLIADPEVKKAYLGA; this is encoded by the coding sequence ATGCTGAATGTAGAAAAAATCCATGTCCATTACGGGGGGATCCACGCCCTCAAGGGGATCAGCGTATCCATCCCCGAAGGTAAAATCGTCACCCTCATCGGGGCCAACGGCGCCGGCAAATCCAGCCTGCTCCGTTCCATCGCAGGCCTGGTGAAAACCAGCGGGGGAAAAATCACCTACAAGGGCACCGATATCACCGGCATGGCCCCGGAGGAGGTGGTGGCCAAGAACATCGTCATGTCACCTGAAGGCCGGCGGATCTTCCCACACCTTTCGGTGCGGGAAAACCTGATGCTGGGCGCCTATACCCGGTCCGACAAGGAAGGGATCGCCCGTGACATCGAAATGGTCATCGACCTCTTTCCCCGGCTGCGGGAACGGATCACCCAGAAGGGCGGGACTCTTTCCGGCGGCGAGCAGCAGATGCTGGCCGTGGGCCGGGCCCTGATGAGCTCGCCTGAAATCATCCTATTGGACGAACCCTCCCTGGGGCTGGCCCCCAAGCTGATAAAGGAGGTCTTCGACATCATCCGGCAGGTGAACAAAGAGGGCAAATCCGTGCTTCTGGTGGAACAGAACGCCTTTGCCGCCCTGAACATCTCGGACTATGCCTACGTGCTTGAGGTGGGCTCCATTGTGCTGGAAGGCACGGGCCAGGACCTCATCGCCGATCCCGAGGTGAAAAAGGCCTATCTCGGGGCCTGA
- a CDS encoding ABC transporter ATP-binding protein, which translates to MTKEYALQTENLTIRFGGLTAVDNFNAAIEKGSIAGLIGPNGAGKTTCFNMITGFYQPTEGRVLLNGKSMAGIPPHKVCRAGIARTFQNIRLFKNATVLENVMLGAFIRQKTGWLHAVLSLPAYFKEDKITRERALELLDTVGLKEHAHENAVSLPYGAQRRLEIARALATEPSFLLLDEPAAGMNPNETRDLVRFIRRIREEFDLTILLIEHDMKLVMEICEKIWVIDYGVTIAEGAPEDIQSNPKVIEAYLGEEIA; encoded by the coding sequence ATGACTAAGGAATACGCCCTTCAGACCGAAAACCTGACCATACGGTTCGGCGGCCTCACCGCCGTGGACAATTTCAATGCAGCCATTGAAAAGGGCAGCATTGCCGGACTCATCGGCCCCAACGGCGCGGGCAAGACCACCTGTTTCAACATGATCACCGGATTCTACCAGCCCACCGAGGGCCGGGTGCTGCTCAACGGCAAAAGCATGGCAGGAATCCCCCCCCACAAGGTCTGCCGGGCCGGCATCGCCAGGACCTTCCAGAACATCCGGCTGTTCAAGAACGCCACCGTCCTTGAAAATGTCATGCTGGGGGCCTTTATCCGGCAGAAGACCGGCTGGCTCCATGCGGTGCTCAGTCTGCCCGCCTATTTCAAGGAAGACAAGATCACCCGGGAGCGGGCCCTGGAACTGCTGGACACCGTGGGACTGAAGGAACACGCCCATGAAAACGCCGTGTCGCTTCCCTACGGGGCCCAGCGCCGGCTGGAGATTGCCCGGGCCCTGGCCACGGAGCCCTCGTTCCTGCTCCTGGACGAGCCCGCCGCCGGCATGAACCCCAACGAAACCCGGGACCTGGTCCGGTTCATCCGGAGAATCCGGGAAGAATTCGACCTCACCATCCTGCTCATCGAGCATGATATGAAACTGGTCATGGAGATCTGTGAAAAAATCTGGGTCATCGACTACGGGGTGACCATTGCCGAAGGAGCCCCCGAAGATATCCAGTCCAACCCCAAGGTGATTGAAGCCTATCTTGGAGAGGAGATTGCCTAA
- a CDS encoding branched-chain amino acid ABC transporter permease gives MLTFCAVLVLILFLFLAEKFADGYQIQILNLIAVNTILALSLNLIYGFTGMFSLGHAGFMAIGAYTCSILIMPPAQKEMLFLLEEAYPIIQNSQAPFFVAVFLGGVMAAIAGIIIGFPVLRLGGDYLGIATLGFAEIIRIVATNIPRVTNGALGFKGIPDYATIWWNYGWLLITIYFITRVVRSNFGNTLKAIRDDETAAQSMGINVFGHKMVSFAMGAFFAGIGGALLASLLTTIDPKMFLFILTFNILMIVVAGGLGSITGSIIGGIGITALLEWLRFVENPMSFGGFEISGIPGMRMLVFSMALVFIILFKQEGVMGMREFSWAWFLGLFKKGQSNKSKEVR, from the coding sequence ATGCTTACCTTCTGTGCCGTCCTGGTCCTGATTTTATTTTTGTTCCTGGCCGAAAAGTTTGCCGACGGATACCAGATCCAGATCCTCAACCTCATCGCCGTGAATACCATCCTGGCCCTGAGCCTCAACCTGATTTACGGGTTCACCGGGATGTTTTCCCTGGGTCATGCCGGGTTCATGGCTATCGGCGCCTACACCTGCTCCATCCTCATCATGCCCCCGGCCCAGAAGGAAATGCTCTTCCTCCTGGAAGAGGCCTACCCCATCATCCAGAACTCCCAGGCGCCCTTTTTTGTGGCTGTATTCCTGGGCGGGGTGATGGCGGCCATTGCCGGCATCATCATCGGTTTTCCCGTGCTGCGGCTGGGCGGCGACTACCTGGGCATCGCCACCCTGGGGTTTGCCGAGATCATCCGCATCGTGGCCACCAATATCCCCAGGGTGACCAACGGGGCCCTGGGATTCAAGGGCATCCCGGACTACGCCACCATCTGGTGGAACTACGGGTGGCTGCTCATCACCATTTATTTCATCACAAGGGTGGTCAGATCCAACTTCGGCAACACCCTCAAGGCCATCCGGGATGACGAGACCGCGGCCCAGTCCATGGGCATCAACGTCTTCGGCCACAAGATGGTCTCATTCGCCATGGGCGCCTTTTTCGCCGGCATCGGCGGAGCCCTGCTGGCCAGTCTTCTGACCACCATCGACCCCAAGATGTTTTTGTTCATCCTCACCTTCAACATCCTCATGATCGTTGTGGCCGGAGGCCTGGGCTCCATCACCGGATCCATCATCGGCGGCATCGGCATCACGGCGCTTTTGGAATGGCTGCGGTTCGTTGAAAACCCCATGAGTTTCGGCGGGTTTGAGATCAGCGGCATCCCGGGCATGCGCATGCTGGTATTTTCCATGGCCCTGGTATTCATCATCCTCTTCAAGCAGGAGGGGGTCATGGGCATGCGGGAATTTTCCTGGGCCTGGTTCCTGGGCCTGTTCAAAAAAGGCCAGTCAAATAAAAGCAAGGAGGTGCGCTAA
- a CDS encoding branched-chain amino acid ABC transporter permease produces the protein MSTSMFVQHMLNGLTLGSLYALIAIGYTMVYGILRLINFAHGEIFMLAAYFVFWGTTLFHLPWAIALICAIALTSFVGIGVDRVAYKPLRDAPRISALISAIGVSFFLQNFAIVVFGAIPREVYRPEWLENIIIWGEVRILPLTIVVPIMSILLMLALLYIVYRTKAGLGMRAISKDIETSRLMGVKVNRVIALTFGIGSALAAASGIMWSLRYPQIQPIMGVIPGFKAFIAAVIGGIGSIQGAVIGGTMLGFMEIMIVAFFPDLAGYRDAFAFVLLILILLIKPTGLMGEKLEDKI, from the coding sequence ATGAGTACGTCCATGTTCGTTCAGCACATGCTGAACGGTTTGACACTCGGCAGCCTCTACGCTTTGATCGCCATCGGGTACACCATGGTTTACGGTATCCTCCGGCTGATCAACTTTGCCCACGGCGAGATTTTCATGCTGGCTGCCTATTTTGTATTCTGGGGGACCACCCTCTTCCACCTGCCCTGGGCCATTGCGCTGATCTGCGCCATTGCCCTGACCAGTTTTGTGGGCATCGGCGTGGACCGTGTGGCCTATAAGCCGCTGCGGGACGCCCCCCGCATCTCGGCCCTGATCTCGGCCATCGGCGTTTCCTTTTTCCTCCAGAACTTTGCCATCGTGGTCTTCGGCGCCATCCCCCGGGAGGTCTACCGCCCCGAATGGCTGGAAAATATTATTATCTGGGGGGAAGTGCGCATCCTGCCCCTGACCATTGTGGTGCCCATCATGTCCATCCTGCTCATGCTGGCCCTGCTCTACATTGTCTATAGGACCAAGGCGGGCCTGGGCATGCGGGCCATTTCCAAGGACATTGAGACCAGCCGGCTCATGGGCGTGAAGGTCAACCGGGTAATCGCACTGACCTTCGGCATCGGGTCGGCCCTGGCCGCAGCCTCGGGGATCATGTGGTCCCTGCGCTATCCCCAGATCCAGCCCATCATGGGCGTCATCCCCGGATTCAAGGCCTTTATCGCAGCCGTCATCGGCGGCATCGGCTCCATCCAGGGGGCGGTGATCGGCGGCACCATGCTGGGATTCATGGAAATCATGATCGTGGCCTTTTTTCCCGATCTTGCCGGATACAGGGACGCATTCGCCTTTGTCCTGCTGATCCTGATTCTGCTCATCAAGCCCACCGGACTCATGGGTGAAAAACTGGAGGACAAGATATGA
- a CDS encoding ABC transporter substrate-binding protein, protein MKKLTMTILALAIAAFATCAQAQTVKIGVFLPLTGGNAFGGQLELEGVEMAKKAMPEIMGKKVELFVVDNKSDKVESANAVKRLISKEKVNAIIGTYGSSLAMAGGEVAEKAKVPMVGTSCTNPLVTMGKEYIFRVCFIDPFQGAGAATYAFKEKGLKRAALLVDLSSDYSVGLASFFKKAFKKVGGEVVASLKYQTGDQDFTAQLTEIISKKPDVLFIPSYFAEGAIIMKQVQELGANFAVMGGDAMDNPKIVEIGGKSVEGFFHTTFPYDPSMKDMNPVAAKFTEDWKTEHPEKDPNVNAALGYDAYMIIMDAIKRAGSDDPKAIAKALAATKDFEGVTGSTTINATHDAEKPVGIVQIKDGKKTYAGAIQPAI, encoded by the coding sequence ACCATCCTTGCCCTGGCGATTGCGGCCTTTGCCACCTGCGCCCAGGCCCAAACCGTTAAGATCGGCGTGTTCCTGCCCCTGACCGGCGGCAACGCCTTTGGCGGCCAGCTGGAACTTGAAGGCGTTGAAATGGCCAAAAAAGCCATGCCTGAAATCATGGGCAAAAAAGTAGAGCTGTTCGTTGTTGACAACAAATCCGATAAGGTTGAATCCGCCAACGCGGTAAAACGCCTTATCTCCAAAGAAAAAGTAAACGCCATCATCGGCACCTACGGGTCTTCCCTGGCCATGGCCGGCGGCGAAGTGGCTGAAAAAGCCAAAGTCCCCATGGTGGGCACCTCCTGCACCAATCCGCTTGTCACCATGGGCAAAGAATACATCTTCAGGGTCTGCTTCATCGACCCCTTCCAGGGTGCCGGCGCCGCCACTTACGCCTTCAAGGAAAAGGGCCTGAAACGCGCTGCCCTGCTGGTTGACCTCTCTTCCGACTACTCTGTTGGCCTGGCCTCCTTCTTCAAAAAAGCCTTCAAAAAAGTGGGCGGCGAAGTCGTGGCTTCCCTCAAGTACCAGACCGGCGACCAGGATTTCACTGCACAGCTCACCGAAATCATCTCCAAAAAACCCGATGTTCTGTTCATCCCCTCCTACTTTGCCGAAGGTGCCATCATCATGAAGCAAGTCCAGGAGCTGGGTGCCAACTTTGCCGTCATGGGCGGCGATGCCATGGACAACCCCAAAATTGTTGAGATCGGCGGAAAATCCGTTGAAGGTTTCTTCCACACCACCTTTCCCTACGATCCCAGCATGAAGGACATGAACCCGGTTGCTGCCAAGTTCACCGAAGACTGGAAAACCGAACATCCTGAAAAAGATCCCAACGTTAACGCCGCCCTGGGTTATGATGCCTACATGATCATCATGGACGCCATCAAACGTGCCGGCTCCGACGATCCCAAAGCCATCGCCAAAGCCCTGGCCGCCACCAAGGATTTTGAAGGCGTTACCGGTTCCACCACCATCAACGCCACCCACGACGCTGAAAAGCCCGTTGGTATCGTTCAGATCAAGGACGGCAAGAAAACCTATGCCGGCGCCATCCAGCCCGCTATCTAA